CCGCTAAGCGAAAAAACCATGGGGAACAGCAATAAAACCAGTCTATGCATAAGCCACCTCAAACATCACATCTTAGTTAAGCATAATGTAAAACTGATAGATTGCTTAATTGAATACTATGCGGTTAATAACTCGTTACATAAAAACTTGTGGAAGAGCAATTAGCTATGTGAAGATGTGTTTGCTTTGTAACTTGTCGATGTGTTGAAAACTGAGGTTTAATTCAGGCTCCAACCAATAGAGCCCTATAACGAAAAAAGGCTGCACAATGTGCAGCCTTTTCGAATATGGCGGTGAGATAGGGATTTGAACCCTAGAGGGGCTACAAACCCCTGCCGGTTTTCAAGACCGGTGCTTTCGACCACTCAGCCATCTCACCAAACTTGTTCCCTTTGCTTGGGAACGAGGCGCATATTTAAGACAGATTCACAGCTTGTAAAGCCCTAATTTGAAGATTTTTAACGATAAAGAAGATAATTGTACTGTTTGATTAATTAACCTACGCAACTCGTTTAAAAAGTATAAGGCAACTCAATTTGCGAGGCACTCAACACTCGATTAATTCGATGTATTTATCCCATGTATCCTCACTTTAGGTTTCAAATTCGGCGCTATTAATTTACGAATAGATCAAGATAACTAGATAGCAGCCTTTTGAACTGCCTTCAGTTCAATTATAAAATCCGAATTACTAAGCAATTTCATCACTTTTTTTAGCTGCTTACCAAGATGTGGTTTGAGGTATCGACTAGCCTCATTGATTGACAGATCTTTTAGCAGTAGAAATATTGCAAGCGCATAAATATGCTCATTTTCACTGAGGTATCCACTGCGACCTGATTTCCACCCTTGAGAGTCTGCGTCGGCATATTGGCTAAAGTTAAATGCTGAGTTCGCCATAAATATCCCAAATCCCATAAAAGTCGCCGCAATATCTGTTGCAAACTCCCAATTCTCCCAACCGCCCGGTGGCTCATCTTTAGCAGTTGCTGTTAAATAGTGCGCAAGCTCATGTGCAAGCGTGGCAACCAATTGCATAGGTTGCCCTACTAAAACCGGATTGTAAGTAATAATCACTTTATCTGATGCAGTGGCTTGGAAAGTTCCATTAGGGCTAACTGGTGCATTTTGTATGGTAATACCCGCAGAAATTATAGGGTTGGCATCTTCTTATTGTGCTTCAGTTATGCAATTCCACGTTGCCATATTGGCGTGCAGCTTAACTGAATTAAACGTTGCTATAGCGGCGGCTTCTGCGTTATCTGCTTCAACAGGAAAATATGCTTTTGTCGGTAAGACTAAACTTGTTGCTTGGTAAAAATCTTCTCCGCCAAAATTACGCAACAACCAGCGATATGTCTCAATTTGAAATGTTTGATCTTCTCACGCAAGAAAGGGTTTGTTTTTAAATAAGTTAAACATCAATCCATTGAAGCTTGAATGTAATAATTTGATATTACAAAAACAATAAACAGAGGTCTATTGATAACCCCTGTTTGAATAATTAAAACGAAAAAAGGCTGCACAATGTGCAGCCTTTTCGAATATGGCGGTGAGATAGGGATTTGAACCCTAGAGGGGCTACAAACCCCTGCCGGTTTTCAAGACCGGTGCTTTCGACCACTCAGCCATCTCACCAAAATTGTTCCCTTTGCTTGGGAACGGTGCGCATAGTAAAGGGTGCCTACGCGCTTGTAAAGTGTTAATTGCAATAAAATTGCAATATCGTTCCGTTCGCTCACAAACTAATCAATAGCCATGTATTTTTCTACAATTTTACGAGTTGCAGGTACATTTATTAGCTTATTAATTTCTTTCTCTAGTGCAACATCATCAATTCTTTGCGACTGACGCAGCATAATTAATTGGCTTAGTTTATTGGCATCATAATTAGCCGCCGCTACAGGGTGTTTGTCTTTAACCGACATGAGCTGAGTAACGTTAGTGGCTTTTATCTGCACGGCAAGTGGCAACAAAACACTTTCAGGCAACTGCCATGTTTTTGCAATAATATAAGTAAGCTTAATTGAATACTTATCGATAATTTGCTTGAGCACTAAGGCATTTGGTCTGCAATCAGGATCAACCCAACTAAAGGCCTCTACCATCAATTGGAAAAGCACCATTTCACCAAGATTTCTAATTAAGCCGACAAAATAAGCGCTAGCAGCCGCTTCTGGAGCTTGGCGTTTAACTATTTCCTGCGTGAAATCAGCTGTATTTTGACTGTGCTGCCAAATTCGCTCACCGAACTGTTTGAAATAGGCACTGGTAACGGGCTTGTAACCATTTATGTAGCCATAAATCGCCCCTTCCAGCAGACCAGCAGTACCCACGGTAACAAACGCAGTTTTTAGATCAGTAATATCTTTGGTGCCACGTTTATATTTTGTTGTATTAGCCAACTTAATAACATCCGCAGCGATGGTTGGTTCTGCAGCAATAATTTTTAAAAGATAATCGGTATCAAAATCACCGGATGATAACTGATTAGCAAGATCGGTAATCGTCGCTGGCATCACTGGCAGCTCGTTAATAATTGCCTTTGCCTGTGTGGTAATGATTGTCTCAATTTGCTGTTTAACAAATTGACTGATTTCATCAACGTGACTGCCCGTCACTTCTGAATTAAATAAGTAATTGGTGAACGCTTGACCAAGTTCAAAACGAATAGAAGGTATAGAAGACGCTGATACGTTTTGTTGAGCTTCATTGGGTGAAGTAGCATCTACCTCCGTAGTTGCCTTGCTTTGGGCGAACGCTTCATAATTAGGTTTTTTCTGTGATTTAGCTAGCGTAGGAAAAGCTGATTTAATTAATTTACGAAACACAAAGATAAAGCCTGTGAATGATTGAAAACACTAACAATTCCATTGTCTACGAATAAGGTTTACAAATAGTGAATCCTTCAAGAAACTAATTGCTGCTTAATGAAATGATTTGCGAAACAGCGCGGAGAATAGTAACACAATCTGTAGGGACTATTTGTAAACAAAAAGTAAAAGATAAAAAAAAACCTCGCATTTGCGAGGTTTTAGAATATGGCGGTGAGATAGGGATTTGAACCCTAGAGGGGCTACAAACCCCTGCCGGTTTTCAAGACCGGTGCTTTCGACCACTCAGCCATCTCACCAAATTGTTCCCTTTGCTTGGGAACGAGGCGCATATTAAAGTGTTGATATTCGCTTGTAAAGCGTTAATGTTAAAATTAATTTTGTTTGCTTTCATTTTGAGCAAAGCTATTATTTTTAAAGCAAAAAGGCCAAAAATTAATGAATAAATGTCGCTGCCCTTGGCTAGATGAATCTAAACCAGATTATGTAAAGTACCATGATGAAGAATGGGGAGTACCTGTTAAAGAAGACCAAAAGCTTTTTGAGTTTCTCGTTTTAGAGTCGGCACAGGCAGGCTTAAGTTGGTATACCATATTGAAACGCCGTGAACACTATCGAACAGCCTTCGCAAATTACGATGTTAACGCGGTTAGCCAACTTACTGAGGATGACGTAGAAAAGTTAATGCTAAATGACGGTATTATTCGCAATCGCAAGAAAATAGAGGCTGCAATAAACAACGCCACCCGCTTTATTGAGATACAACAAGAATTTGGCAGCTTTGCCAACTATCAATGGTCGTTTGTAGGTAATAAAACCATAGTCAATGCCCCAAAACAATTAAGCGACTACCCCGTGACAACAGAAATTTCAGATAAGCTAGCGAAAGACATGAAAAAGCGCGGTTTTAAATTTCTCGGTTCAACAACTATTTACGCGCACATGCAAGCCTGTGGCATGGTTAACGATCATTCGGTAGACTGTTTCAGAAGAAAACAAATAATTGATCTCTTTCAGCAAGAAATAGCGTAGTAATTTTAAAATCTGCGTGCCATAATATGTCACGCATTGACAATCTGGGCTTGAACTTTTTGTTATTGCCCAAATCTACATAATTAGAAAATAAGTTCATAGAGGAAAGTTTATGCAAACAAATATGAATCTAGGTACTGCAAGTCAAAGTAGTGCTATTGAAATTAATAAGGTATTGCGAAATACCTACATGCTTTTAGGCATGACCTTAGCGTTTAGTGCGGTTACCGCTGGTGTTTCAATGGCCATGAATTTATCGCATATGGCTGCTTTAGTCATGACGCTTGTTGCTTTTGGTTTACTATTTGTTGTTAACAAGCAAGCAGACAAAGCCAACGGTATTTTCTGGATTTTTGCTTTCACTGGCTTAATGGGCGCCTCACTAGGGCCATTACTTAATATGTATGCTGCTCTACCTGGTGGCCCATCATTAATTATGCAAGCGTTAGGCGGCACGGCATTAATTTTCTTTGCTTTGTCAGGCTACGCACTAACAAGTAAGAAAGACTTCTCATTTATGGGTGGTTTCTTAATGGTTGGCTTAATTGTGGTATTAATCGCTGGTATCGCGAATATCTTCTTCGCTATTCCTGCAGTATCACTAGCGTTAAACGCTGCGATTGTGATGATTATGTCTGGTTTAATTTTATTCGATACTAGCCGCATTATTCACGGCGGTGAGCGCAACTATATTCGCGCTACAGTGTCGTTATACCTAAACATTTACAACTTGTTTGTTAGCCTACTTCAACTATTAGGCGCATTTAATTCAGACGATTAATTCTGAATTGATATTAATATATAATAAAGCCCCGTTTTAAAACGGGGCTTTTTTTATTTGCGACTTTTACTTTATGACAACGAGCTATTAGGAAATCTGTGTCTGTTTATACTTTGGTAGTGACTACCCCGCCCCATCAGAACAATACCGCCACGGTAATTGAATTTGCAGAATCAATTTTAACGGCTGGGCATCAAATTAATGGTATTTTTTTCTATCAAGACGGTGTGCTTAATGCGAGCACATTAACGTCAATACCTAACGATGAATTCCAAGCGCCAGCCGCTTTTGTGAAACTTCTTAACGATCACCAAGTAGCGCTACATTTGTGTATAACTGCGGGTGAGAAACGCGGTTTAACCGATCAAGATGGTGTAATAAATATAAATCCAGCATTTACCGTATCTGGTTTGGGAGAAATGGTAGAACTGACATCTACAGCAGATAAGGTGATTCAGTTATGAGTTCAACTTCACTAGCCGTTATTAATACGAAAGCGCCTTTTGCGACTAGTCATGGTAAAGATGCGTTAAATCTCGCACTTATCTTTGGCAGTTATGAGCAACAAATATCGCTATTTTTTATTGGCGATGGTGTTTTCCAGTTACTTCAACAGTGCGATGGTAATACGTTAAACGTAAAAGACTTTACCAAAACTTTCGCGGCATTGTCGTTCTACGATATAGAAAACGTTTATGTCAGCCAAGAATCATTAACTAAACGCTCATTAAACAATAGCTTATTAATTGATGGCGTAGAGGTTTTATCTGATGATGTAATTCAGCAACATCTTAGTCAACACAGCGCAGTGTTAACATTCTAAAGGTTTATCAATGGCAAGTTTGCACCTTATCCGATCATCTTCATTTAGCAGCGATAGCTTTACGAATGCGTTAACTGTGATGAAAAGTAGTGACCGAATTATTTTATTAGACGACGGCGTTTACAGCGTTAATCACCCTATCCTACAAAACGCTTTAGCCTTAGTTGGCAAAGAAAGCCTTTTTGTGATCGAGCATCACTACTTGGCAAGAGGTTTAGTGACTGATGATGCGTTGAATTTTATCTCAATGGCCGCACTCGTTGCACTGACTGAATCTGCAAATCAAATTATTACATGGCAATAGTATGCAATTTAACAATCAAACAATAGAACTCGATAAACACGGCTATTTAATCGATTTTCAACAATGGAGTGAGGAACTCGCACCTGAATTGGCAAAACAAGACGATGTAGAGTTGACCGAGGCGCATTGGGAAGTGATCCGCTTTGTGCGCGAATTTTATGTGAAATTTAACACTTCGCCAGCAATTCGCGCGCTAACTAAGGCAATGAAAGAAGAATTCGGTGAAGAAAAGGCAAACAGCCGTTACTTGTATCGATTGTTTCCCGAGGGGCCTGCAAAACAAGCAACAAAATACGCAGGCTTACCAAAACCTGCGCGTTGTATTTAGTTTGCTAAGGTCAGTGAACAATTTAAGCAAAACTTAGACTCTGATATTAATATTATTACCCGAGCTCGCTGTCGGCGGGCTTACTTGGCCACCAGCAAGGCTAGACTCGATGAGATCAACAGCGATCTGGCCTTCCACTTCTGTTTGACTATTTTCTCGCTGTGCACCTTTTACTTCGAGTGCGTTTCCGCCATCCACATTCACTGGTGTTGAAGAACCGATGGTTAAAGCCATAACTACCTCTCATTACATGACAATGTTAACACGTTAGTGTCCCTGTTCTATTTATCGGAAAAACTACGCAAAGCTTTAGCATTTATGATGGCTAACTCAGTGAATATTTCCTTAAAACCACTTTGACTATTTTTAAATAGGCAGCTAAAGCTTCAACACATACAAAAAAAGCGCCGAAGCGCTTTTTTAATCGTGAACCATAGATGAAAGCTTATGCTGCGGGTAAGTTTGGTACAAAGATACCCGCCATTTCTTGCATAACACGTACAACTTGGCAACTGTAGCCAAATTCATTGTCGTACCATACGTATAATACGGCGCGATCTTCATCAACAATGGTTGCTTGAGAATCAACAACACCCGCATAACGAGAACCAACTAAATCCGTTGATACAATTTCAGTTGACGCTGTGTAATCTACTTGGTTCTGCAAATCTGAGTTTAATGAAATATCACGTAGGTAATCATTTAAACCATCAGTGGTAGTTGCTTCTTTAAGGTTTAAATTCATGATTGCCATAGAAACATTTGGCGTAGGAACGCGAATCGCGTTACCTGTTAACAAACCTTTTAATTCAGGCAATGCTTTAGCAACCGCTTTAGCTGCACCTGTAGAAGTAATAACCATGTTAAGTGGCGCACTGCGACCACGACGCGGCGACTTGTGGTAGTTATCAATTAAGTTTTGGTCGTTAGTGTACGAGTGAACCGTTTCTACGTGGCCGTTTTTAATACCAAACTTATCGTTTACCGCTTTAAGTACAGGTGTGATTGCATTGGTTGTACAACTAGCCGCTGACACAATTTTATCTTCAGCTAAGATCATATCGTGGTTTACACCGTAAACAATGTTCTTGATATCACCTTTAGCTGGTGCCGTTAATAATACTTTAGCCACACCGTTTGATTGCAAGTGCTGGCCTAGACCTTCTTCGTCTGACCAAATACCTGTATTATCAACTACTAGCGCATTGTTAATACCGTATGCAGTGTAATCAACATCAGCTGGTGATTTTGCGTAGATAACTTGAATGAAAGCACCGTTAGCTTTGATAACGTTGTTTTCTTCATCAATAGTAATACTACCGTTAAACGAACCATGTACAGAATCGCGACGAAGTAAGCTAGCACGTTTCGCTAAATCACCTTCTTTACCTGGGCGAATAACAATGGCGCGTAAACGTAATTTTGACGAAGGGCCCGTTTTTTCAATTAATAAACGAGCAAGTAAACGACCGATACGGCCAAAACCATAAAGCACAACATCTTGCGCTGCTGGCTCTTCACTATTGACAGCTAAACTGTCAGCAAGTTCTTTTTCTAAGTACTGCTCAATCGTTAAACCATTCGCACCACCTAAAAATAGGTAATTGTAAGCAAGTTTACCAATATCAACGCGCGCTGGTGATAATGACATCTTGGTTAACGCTTCTAAAAATGGGAAACTCTCACGTAAGCGTAATTTACTTTCTTCGTGTAATGCGACAGACTTGTGTGCTTTGACGATATCAATGGCCGAAGCATTAACGAGAGAACGACCATAAACAGCAACTTCAATTCCTTTGTTGCGGAATAGTTGGCTGATAATAGGTAACATATTTTCGGCGAATGTTTGGCGCTCTTGCCAGCTTGCTTGATATTGTTCCTCAAGATGAGAAGTCATTACTTAAACCTTATATTTCCATGAAGTGATCGTTTGACTATTATCAATGTTTTAATATGACGTTATGATTAATAATAGCTACTTGCTTGATGCGGCGGACATTGTAATGCACAGTGAAAGTTTTCGCTACCACCTACATAAAAATTTCCAAGTTTACTTGAGTATTAAATGAAGCATTTACCCTTACTACTACTTTCTCCTTTGCTGCTAATGGCTTGCGATACAGGACCAGATCTCGCGAAAATATGCAAAGAATCGCCAGCTATGTGCGAAGAGTTTATTGAAGATACTTGGTGTAAGAAAGAACGTGTAAAAACAATTTATCACAACTACGCACTTACACAGACAGGTGCAGATAAGCAAAAGTTCGATTTGTTAATCGCTTACGAAGAGTATGCTGCTTGTATGGATCACGCTTCGCAAATAGAACATATCAAACTCAAGTACAAAAAACGTAACCGTATTGATAATGCAATAAAAGCAAAAGAGCGTATCAAGCAGCTAAGTGAAGAAACACTGCGCTCTGAACACCCCGAGTTATTGTTTTATCACTGGTCACGGTATTTAAATGAAGGCGCGCTCGCAAAATTTTTAGCGATGGAAGGAAGTAAAGCATTAGAAACCGCGGCTTCACAATTTAACTTGGCCACTTATTATATTAAACGCGATCCTGATAAAACCTTAGATCTGCTATTTCATGCATTGGAATTGCAACCCGATGATTCGCCTGTAAACACTGAGATATTCAAGTCAATTACGACAATATTTACTGATAAAGAGGAGTTTAAACAGGCATATATTTGGCTAAAAATACTCACCCTTTACGATCCTGAAGATATTGATAGTAGTGAGCAAGGATTAATGGCATTTGCGCAGTTCCATAAGTTGGATGCTGACTTTCTCGATAAGGTCGCGAGCGCAACCTTAGATAAGATCACCGATGGTACCTTTACTGCTCCACGCCATTAGGAGCAGTAAAGGTGTTCTCTATTCCCGAAGGTGCTAGCTATTATTCGTCGTTTGATTAGTCTGAACTAAAGCTCTTGTTCAAAAACCAAACTCAAAGAGTTCACGCAATAACGCTTACCCGTAGGCGCAGGGCCGTCATCAAATACATGGCCAAGGTGTGAGTCACAATGCTTACACTGAATTTCAACCCTTACCATATTGTGAGTCAAATCTTCCAAGTACGCGACATTATCATCTAAACAATCGTAAAAACTTGGCCAACCGCACCCAGCATTAAATTTTGTTGCTGACGAAAACAATGGCCGTTCACAACAGGCACAATGGTAATTCCCTTCAAGCCAGTGATCATTATATTTGCCCGTAAAAGGCCGTTCAGTCGCCGCTAAGCGACACACAGCATAAGCTTCTGGACTCAATTTATCTTTATAATGATCTTGGCTCATATTCTGCCTACTAAATTTTTTGAATTGCGCGTTCTTGCGATGACCATTCAACGTGATACCTCTTACCCACTGCTTTATCTAAACGTTCAAACGTATGGGCACCAAAGAAATCACGCTGTCCCTGCAATAAGTTTGCTGGCAACACTGCTGAGCGCATTGAATCGTAGTACGACAATGATGAAGACAACGCCCCTGCCGGAATACCCATCAAAGTAATTTCAGCAACCGCCTGACGCCAGTTCGCTTGGTATTTATTAAGCTGTTCAACAAAGAATTCATCGAGGAATAAGTTCTCTAACTCTTCGTTGCGCTCAAACGCTTCAGTAATTGGTTGTAAGAATACAGCACGAATAATACAGCCTGCACGCCATATTTTAGCGATGCTGGCAAAGTCTAGTGTCCAATTATGTTCTTTGGCTGCAAGTTTCATTAACTGGAAGCCTTGCGCGTATGCACAAATCTTTGCACAGTAAATCGCGTCATGTAGTCGCATGGTAAATGCTTGTTTGTCTTCATCAGAAAGCGTTTTCTGGGTAGGGCCTTGTAAAAGTTCAGATGCGGTAACACGCATGTCTTTGAAAGAAGAAATTGAACGTGCATATACAGCCTGAGAAATTGTTGGCGCCGGGCACCCTACTTCTAAACTACTTACCGCTGTCCACAAACCAGTACCTTTTTGGCCAGCTTTATCCAGAATTAAATCAACTAGCGGTGTTTCCTCTTCAATCTTGTGACGTAAAACTTCCACTGAGATTTCCATTAGGTAGCTATCTAATGGACCTTGGTTCCACTGTTCGAAGGTATCAGCAATTTCATCGCAGCTCATGCCTAAGCCATTTCGTAGTACATGATACGCTTCACAGATAATTTGCATATCTGCGTATTCAATACCATTGTGCACCATTTTTACGTAGTGACCTGCACCTGCTGGGCCAATATAGGCTGCACATGGGTCGCCGCCTTCTATTATTTGGCCTGGCTCAACACGCTCAATTGGCTTACCGGTTTTAGGGTCTACCTTGGCAGAGATAGCCTCCCAAATTGGCTTGATGCGAGTCCACGCATACGGAGAACCACTTGGCATAAGCGCAGGACCAAATCTTGCACCAACTTCACCGCCAGATACCGCTGACGAGAATAAAATAAATTGATTTTTGTAACGCTCTTCGCGCTCAACCGTATCAGCCCATAAGCTATTACCAGTATCGATAACAATATCGTCTGGTTGAATACCGGCGCCTATCAAGCTCTCGCAAACTTGATCTACTGGCTCACCAGCGGGAACAGAAAGAACAATTAAATGAGGGGCTTTTAGTTGTGAGAGGAGTTCAGTGTAAGACGAGCAACCATAAACACGTTGGCTATCTGTTTTGTTTTCTTCCTTGTCTTGCTCAATTGCATCATTTACTTTCTCTTGGCTTAAATCAAAAGCAGCAATTTTATAGCCGTTATCAGCAAGATTAAGTACAAGGTTTTTACCCATTACACCTAAGCCGATAAAGCCGATGTCACACAATGCTTTCTCTTGTGTCATATTCTAATTCCGAGGGTTAATACAGTGGATGTCGGCGCATCAATGCGCCATGTTTCCACTATTTTATCATGGGAATTTCCATAACGCTTCAGTTAAAACGTATAAAGCTGTTAATTTTTCTTGGTTTTTTAGTAACAATCCGAAATTTAATTTAACTAAATTACATAACCAAGTGTTTTACTCTTGTATTTTTTATTTATTGGTGTAATTTTACTACATTAATAAAATTCAGGAATTCACATGACTATTAAAGTTGGTATAAACGGCTTTGGTCGCATCGGCCGTTTTGTATTTAGAGCGGCGCAAGAACGCCAAGATATTGAAATTGTCGGCATTAACGACTTAATTGACGTAGATTACATGGCTTACATGCTTAAATATGATTCAACTCATGGTCGCTTTAACGGTCAAGTTGATGTCGTTGATGGCAATTTAGTGGTAAATGGTCAAACAGTTCGTGTCACCGCTGAACGCGATCCAGAGCAGTTAAAGTGGAATGACATTGGAGCGGATGTAGTTGTTGAGGCAACAGGTTTGTTCTTAACTGATGAAACGGCACGCAAACACATTAAAGCTGGCGCTAAAAAAGTTGTCATGTCGGCACCGTCTAAAGACGCCACACCAATGTTTGTTATGGGCGTAAACCATAGCGAATATCAAGGTGAAGATGTGGTATCGAATGCTTCTTGTACCACCAACTGTTTGGCACCGATTGCTAAAGTGCTCAATGACAATTGGGGCATTACAGACGGTTTGATGACTACGGTTCATGCTACAACGGCAACCCAAAAAACCGTCGATGGTCCTTCTGCAAAAGACTGGCGTGGTGGCCGCGGTGCGGGTCAAAATATTATTCCATCTTCAACAGGTGCCGCAAAAGCCGTTGGGAAAGTGATTCCTGAATTAAATGGCAAGCTAACGGGCATGGCTTTTCGTGTGCCAACGCCAAATGTGTCAGTTGTCGACTTAACGGTCAACCTTGCTAAACCGGCAAGTTATGAAGAAATCTGCACGGCAATGAAAACTGCTGCACAAGGTGAACTAGCGGGCGTTTTGGGTTACACAGAAGACCAAGTAGTTTCAAATGACTTCATCGGAGAAAAGTGCACTTCAGTATTTGATGCTGGTGCAGGTATTGCCTTAACAGATACCTTCGTCAAAGTTGTATCTTGGTATGACAACGAAATTGGCTACTCAAATAAAGTACTCGATTTAGTTGCATACATCGCCAAGTAAACGACAGCGAAACAAGCAAGTCAAACAAAGTTAGATTTGCGCTAATTTAATACTTAGAAAAGTCGGCACTCGCCGACTTTTTTGTTAACTATTAAGCAATTATTCTATTCATCTACTATCTTCAGGCTATAGGCGAACTCGCTCGTCTTATTAAGCATTGCAAAAGTGCTTACAAAACGTTGTGAACAAAGCCAGAGAGGAAGATATGCAGAAAAACAAACCAAGCAAGGTAGCCAGTAACCAAGTAAACTCCCCTCAGCGCAAAACAAGAGAGTCACTTAAAGCTCATTCCCCTTCTTCCAATGCGACCACCACA
This Thalassotalea euphylliae DNA region includes the following protein-coding sequences:
- the gap gene encoding type I glyceraldehyde-3-phosphate dehydrogenase, with translation MTIKVGINGFGRIGRFVFRAAQERQDIEIVGINDLIDVDYMAYMLKYDSTHGRFNGQVDVVDGNLVVNGQTVRVTAERDPEQLKWNDIGADVVVEATGLFLTDETARKHIKAGAKKVVMSAPSKDATPMFVMGVNHSEYQGEDVVSNASCTTNCLAPIAKVLNDNWGITDGLMTTVHATTATQKTVDGPSAKDWRGGRGAGQNIIPSSTGAAKAVGKVIPELNGKLTGMAFRVPTPNVSVVDLTVNLAKPASYEEICTAMKTAAQGELAGVLGYTEDQVVSNDFIGEKCTSVFDAGAGIALTDTFVKVVSWYDNEIGYSNKVLDLVAYIAK